TCCGGGTTCCGAGGCGAAGGTGACGGGGGCGTCGGCGCTGCCCGACACCCGCGGGGTCACCGTCTCCCGGTAGGTGCCGCTGCGGATGAGGCAGGTGTCGCCCCCGACGGCGACATCGGCGCACTTCTGGATCGTCTTGAAGGGGTTGGCCGACGAACCCGGGCCGGTGTCCTCGCCGTCGGGCGAAACGTAGTACGTCGTCCCGGCGGTGGCCCCGGCGGCCCCAGCGGCCGCCGGTGTCGGCGCCGCGGCGAGGACGACCGCGCCCACGGTGAGAGCGACTGCCGAGATCAAGGTTCTTCGGTCGGGCGGAGCAGTGGGGGAAGGCATGGCGACTCCTTCAAGAAGCTCAGGGAAGCTCAGAAAGGTTCAGGGAAGTTCAGGGAAGCTCGGGACAAGAAGGCAGGCAGGTACGGGGAGAGGCAAGGAACGAGGCAGGGCGCGGGACAGGGGGCACAGCAAAGGGGGCAGCACCGAGGCAACCGGTGAGCGGCGTGCAAGCGGAAGTGCCGACAGAAGTGCGAGCAGAGACGGTGTCCCGAGCCGTCTCGACGTCACACTTCATGTTTACGTAAACATGTTTGCGTAAACATTCCACCGCAGACTGGTTGCCGAAGGTCGGGCCAGTGCAGCACCTGCCGAAACCGGCTGTCAAGACCCGTGCAATGCGCCCGATCGCGTGCGGAGTTGACGCCCTTCGCCTCTCGTCGCCCGCTCAACGACCACGGCCCGGGTCGGGGACATGGTCCCCGACCCGGGCCTTCGCACTGTCAGGCCGACCGGCTCCCGCGTGCCGGAGCCGCGCGCTGAACCGCCCTCGCCTGAACCGCCTTCGCCTGAACTCCCTGTATCTGACCTGCCGTTACTCGGTCGTGTGCGTGGGGTAGACCTCGACGTCGGTGTACGCGCCCTTGATGTCCCCTGCGCCCGCGGGCCACTCCAGGGTCACGCTGTGGGTCTCGTTCGGGGGCGTCACCAGGATGTTGGTCGGGTCCGCGAGGCTGTCGCCGGAGCTGTCGATGTCGTAGGCGAGGTTGAAAACGGCGGCGTCGCCGGGCTTCAGGGTGGTGATGCGCGGCTGGGCGTTGCCGCGCCCGATGGGGTTCGAGGTGTTGTCGGCGTCCTTGATGTCCACGCCCGCGAAGCCCGTCGCCGAGCAGGTGGTCGAACCCCGGTTGATCATGGTGATGTCAATCCTGCCGGACTCCTCGTCGGGCGAGGCGTCCCTGGCATCGATGGCCAGGTCCTCCGTCTTGCAGAACTTGACCTTGCCACCGGTCTCCGTCGCGCCGTCCGCGGAGTCGGCGCCGTCGCCGGAGCCCGGCTGCTCATTGCCACCGGCCTGCGAGCCGTCGGAGCTGGAGCCGCCCTCCGGCTGCACGTCACCGTCCGACTTCGCGTCACTGTTCGAGGACGAGGAAGACGAGGACGAGGACCCCTTGGAGGACGAGTCCTTCCCGGAGTCGTCGCCACAGGCAGTGAGCGAGAGGGCGGCGGCGACGCCGAGGGCGGCGAGAGCGGAGAGGCGGGTGTACTTCTTCACGGTGTTCCCCCCAGAAGTAACGCGGTGCGTGTGGTCTGCAATGTTTGTATCTCGCACCGAGTTACAGGATGTCCCCTACGCCGTCTTCGTTCTGTCACAGGCGTATTGACCGCACGAGGCGGGCCGGAGGACGGGTGAGCCCCCTCATGGCGTGACGCGTCCCGCTCGCGATGCAGGGCAGGCGTGAGCACGCGGAGTGGGGGGGCTCACCCTTGCACCGAGTCAGCCCGTCGGCAGCTGCGATCCGCGTTCGTCGTGGTCGAGTTCTGTGCTGTATCGACTGTCGATCGGACTCCGGACGTGGAGCGCCCGTCTCCTGATCCTCAGAAGTCGCGCGACGCCGCTCGGGCCCTCGCCGCCAGCGCGTACGGATCCCCGACCGGGGTGACGGCGTAACGGCGGTCCGAGGCGATCCAGTCGGATTCGTGTGCGTACCAGTCGATCTTCTCCGGCTGGGTTCCCGTGGTGAGTGCCCGGTCCAGTGTGGCGAAGTAGCGCTTCCAGCGGCCGTGGTAGAAGTCGCCGAGCAGGCCCTGCCAGCCGCGGTTGCAGTAGTCGTGCAGGTCCGCCTCGGAGAGCGCCTTGTTGCCCCAGGTGGTGAGGACCTGCTTGGCGTCCGCGACGAATGCGCGTTGTTCGTCGGCGTCGGCGCCCGCGGCACGGGCGCTTTCGATCCACGGGCCGAGGAGGTAGGCGGGGACCGTGCCCACGAGTTCGTCCGTCAGGAGGATCAGGTCGAGCCAACGGGACGTCAGCTTGCGGAATTCCGGCAGGTCCTTCGCGTCGTAGGCCGCCTTGATCCTCGGGAGGAGGGTGCGGCTGCCGTTGTCGAGAACCTGACGGGCGACGGAGACGAGGTCGTACCGGTACGCGGTCGAGGAGCGCAGCGGGCCCGGCACGGCGAGGAGGTCGTCCAGGGCGGTGGCG
This is a stretch of genomic DNA from Streptomyces sp. NA04227. It encodes these proteins:
- a CDS encoding DUF4232 domain-containing protein; this translates as MKKYTRLSALAALGVAAALSLTACGDDSGKDSSSKGSSSSSSSSSNSDAKSDGDVQPEGGSSSDGSQAGGNEQPGSGDGADSADGATETGGKVKFCKTEDLAIDARDASPDEESGRIDITMINRGSTTCSATGFAGVDIKDADNTSNPIGRGNAQPRITTLKPGDAAVFNLAYDIDSSGDSLADPTNILVTPPNETHSVTLEWPAGAGDIKGAYTDVEVYPTHTTE